In the Candidatus Abyssobacteria bacterium SURF_5 genome, GCGGCGACGCACGCACGCACGGTCCTCGATAAACATGGAATAGCGACAGACGAAATTTTTCGCGTCGAGCCGTCGTTGGAAGACGTGTTCGTCACCATCCTTGCGGGGAAGCGGGTGAGTGATAGGTGAACGGGAGAAGCGATATAGCCGTCCGGGTGAAGGATTTGCAAAAAAGATTCGGCGATTTCACCGCCGTCAACCGGATCAGTTTCGACGTTAGGGAAGGTGAGATCTTCGGATTTCTCGGGCCGAATGGGGCCGGAAAATCCACTACCATAAAAATACTCACCGGCATCCTGAAAGCAACGGGCGGAGAGGGGACTGTCGCCGGCCTCGACATTTTCACTCAGAGAGCACTCATCAAGTCGCACATCGGTTACATGAGCCAGAAATTCTCGCTCTATGAGGATCTTACGGTGGAGGAGAATATCGACTTTTACAGCGGCGTCTACAAAATCCCTCCGGCAAAGAAGAAGGCGCGCAAGGAATGGGTGATCGAGATGGCGGGGCTTGCTCGACATCGCAACAGCAGAACCGGCGTGCTCTCAGGCGGCTGGAAACAGCGGCTGGCATTGGGCTGCGCCATCCTGCATGAACCACCAATCCTGTTTCTTGACGAGCCAACCTCGGGCGTTGACCCAATCAGCCGCCGCCGGTTCTGGGACCTGATATACGACCTCTCAGAGAAGCGCGTCACGGTCTTCGTAACCACTCATTACATGGATGAAGCCGAATACTGCAATCGATTGGCGCTTATTTATCGCGGTGAGATCATCGCTTCCGGCTCGCCCGGCGAACTCAAACGGAACTATATGAACGGCGACGTGCTCGATCTGTCGTGCGATCAGCCGCAGGAAGCGCTCTCCGTGCTCGAGAAAGCACCTTCCATAAAAGAAGCCGCTCTGTTCGGGGGAGGCATTCATATCGTTGCGGATAACGGTGAAGCCGCAGCCGCGGATATCCGCAAGCGCCTCGCGCAGTCCGGCTTTACCGTCAGACGGATTGAGAAGATTTCGCCCTCGCTCGAGGACGTGTTTGTTTCTCTCATTGAAGCCGGCGCACGCAGCGCCCCGCCTCAGCAGGAGGTTGGCAGATGAGAACGATGAGAGTCGCCGCGATAGCCAGAAAAGAATTCATCCATGTTATCCGCGATCCGAGGAGCCTCGCGATGGGAATAGCGATTCCTATGCTGCTGATCGTGCTTTTCGGATACGCGCTCACCCTTGACGTTGATAACGTGCCGATGGTCGTTTGGGATCAGGACTCAACGCATAGCAGTCGAGAGCTTGTCAGCAGATTCCAGGGCTCGCGCTATTTCTCGATCAGAGACTATATCGATGACTATGCCGAACTCGAGCGGTACATTGATTCCGGAAAAGCGGGGATCGTGCTTGTGATCCCGCCCGGTTTCTCGATCGGGATCGAGAGCGGCCGCCAAACCTCGGTTCAGCTTATCGTTGACGGGAGCGACTCGAACACCGCAACCATAGTCATCGGCTACGCCGATGCCGTTCTGTTCGATTATGGAGGCGATGTGGCCGCCGCCTTCTCTGAATTCGGTGGAAGAAAAATCGCTCCTCCTGTTGATTTCAGGCCGCGTGCCTGGTACAACCCCGATCTGGAATCGAGAAATTACATTATCCCGGGGCTGATCGCGGTCATTATGATGGTAATCGCCGCCCTCATGACATCGCTGACCATTGCAAGGGAATGGGAGCGCGGCAGCATGGAGCGCCTAATCTCGACTCCCGTGAGGACCGAGGAGTTGATTCTCGGCAAATTGATTCCTTATTTTTCGATCGGGATGCTGGATGTTGCGCTGGCAGTCTTGATGGGCGAGTTCCTGTTCCAGGTCCCGTTGCGCGGCACGGCGGCTTTCGTTTTCTTGATGGCGGCGATTTTCCTTGCGGGCGCTCTGGGTCTGGGGATGCTTATCAGCATCGTTACAAAAAGTCAGCTATTGGCCAGTCAGCTTGCGATGGTGCTCACCTTCCTGCCCTCGTTCCTGCTGTCCGGCTTCATGTACGCAATCAGCAACATGCCGGTGGCGGTTCAAATCATCACCCACCTGGTTCCCGCCCGCTACTTCGTCAGCCTCTTGAAAGGCATTTACCTGAAGGGAATCGGCCTCGAGATTCTCTGGCTCCAGGCTGCCCTGCTCTTGCTCTTCGGGATCGGCATTCTTGCCCTCGGCAAACTAAAGTTGAAAAAGAAACTGGGGTAGCGGCATGACGTGGGAACGCATAAAGCATCTGGTCAAAAAGGAATTCATTCAGGTCTTCCGAGACCCGAGGATGAAGGGGGTCATTTTCCTCATGCCCATCATCCAGGTCCTCGTGTTCGGATATGCAGTAACCACCGATCTTCGGGAGGCCAGGACCGCGGTGCTTGATTTCGACGACACCATAGCCAGCCGCGAGTATATCTCCAAGTTTGCCGAATCGCGCTACTTTGACATCAGGTATGTACAGGATGAGCGCGAAATTCATCGATTAATGGACAGGGGAGGCGTGCAGGCCGCACTTGTCATCCGTCATGGATTTGAAAACGATGTTCGAGCCGCTCGCGCCGCTCCCGTTCAGTTCATCGTTGATGGGACTGATTCGAATACCGCCGGCATCCTGCTGGATTACAGCGCACGGATCACCCGCCGGTTCTCGGGTGAGGTCACCATGAACCGTCTTTCCCTGCGATCACAGCCGGCCTCTCCCATTGAGGTCGAGACAAGGGCATGGTTCAATGAGAACCTTGAAAGCCGCGCATTTTACGTGCCCGGTGTAATAGCGATCATCGTGATGTTGATCACACTGATGCTCACCAGCATGGCCATCGTGCGAGAGAAGGAGATCGGGACAATGGAACAATTGCTTGTGACGCCGCTTTCGGCTCCGGAATTCATTATCGGCAAAATGCTCCCGTTCGCATTGATCGGGCTTGTCGATGTTTTGGCGGTGACACTGGTAGCCGTGTTCTGGTTCGAGGTCCCCGTCCGCGGGAACCTGTTTCTGTTGTTGATATCCGCCGTGCTTTTTCTTCTCACAACGCTCGGCGTCGGCTTGTTTATCTCGACAGTAAGCGGCACCCAGCAGCAGGCAATGATGACGACGTTCTTCTTCTATTTTCCGGCTGTCCTGCTCTCCGGTTTTATGTTCCCTATCGCCAACATGCCCTTGCCGGTCCAATGGTTGACCTATATCAACCCCTTGCGCTATTTTCTCGTGATCATCCGCGGCATCTTTCTGAAGGGTGTCGGCATCGACATCCTGTGGCCGCAGATGCTGGCTCTGGCGCTGCTCGGCGCCGGCATACTTGGACTCGCCGTTTATCGGTTTGGAAAAACAAGCTCGTGACGCTGCCGCAAATTCCTTCTGAAAACAGTAAACAGCGGTGAAAAAGCTAAATTGACAAATATGCCCGCCTCTGCTATATTTTTGGGAATGGGAGCATTTAACTTGCACACTGGCAGGGG is a window encoding:
- a CDS encoding ABC transporter ATP-binding protein, producing MNGRSDIAVRVKDLQKRFGDFTAVNRISFDVREGEIFGFLGPNGAGKSTTIKILTGILKATGGEGTVAGLDIFTQRALIKSHIGYMSQKFSLYEDLTVEENIDFYSGVYKIPPAKKKARKEWVIEMAGLARHRNSRTGVLSGGWKQRLALGCAILHEPPILFLDEPTSGVDPISRRRFWDLIYDLSEKRVTVFVTTHYMDEAEYCNRLALIYRGEIIASGSPGELKRNYMNGDVLDLSCDQPQEALSVLEKAPSIKEAALFGGGIHIVADNGEAAAADIRKRLAQSGFTVRRIEKISPSLEDVFVSLIEAGARSAPPQQEVGR
- a CDS encoding ABC transporter permease; amino-acid sequence: MRTMRVAAIARKEFIHVIRDPRSLAMGIAIPMLLIVLFGYALTLDVDNVPMVVWDQDSTHSSRELVSRFQGSRYFSIRDYIDDYAELERYIDSGKAGIVLVIPPGFSIGIESGRQTSVQLIVDGSDSNTATIVIGYADAVLFDYGGDVAAAFSEFGGRKIAPPVDFRPRAWYNPDLESRNYIIPGLIAVIMMVIAALMTSLTIAREWERGSMERLISTPVRTEELILGKLIPYFSIGMLDVALAVLMGEFLFQVPLRGTAAFVFLMAAIFLAGALGLGMLISIVTKSQLLASQLAMVLTFLPSFLLSGFMYAISNMPVAVQIITHLVPARYFVSLLKGIYLKGIGLEILWLQAALLLLFGIGILALGKLKLKKKLG
- a CDS encoding ABC transporter permease; translation: MTWERIKHLVKKEFIQVFRDPRMKGVIFLMPIIQVLVFGYAVTTDLREARTAVLDFDDTIASREYISKFAESRYFDIRYVQDEREIHRLMDRGGVQAALVIRHGFENDVRAARAAPVQFIVDGTDSNTAGILLDYSARITRRFSGEVTMNRLSLRSQPASPIEVETRAWFNENLESRAFYVPGVIAIIVMLITLMLTSMAIVREKEIGTMEQLLVTPLSAPEFIIGKMLPFALIGLVDVLAVTLVAVFWFEVPVRGNLFLLLISAVLFLLTTLGVGLFISTVSGTQQQAMMTTFFFYFPAVLLSGFMFPIANMPLPVQWLTYINPLRYFLVIIRGIFLKGVGIDILWPQMLALALLGAGILGLAVYRFGKTSS